In a genomic window of Paramicrobacterium chengjingii:
- a CDS encoding dihydrodipicolinate synthase family protein, protein MTQQGISEQRVDPLARGVWGVVATPFTDAGEIDEASLARLVQFYESVGAAGLTVLGVFGEAAALTAAERMQVLGVVAEHSRLPIVAGITSLATAPAISEIENAQATVGDRLQAVMVQANSGSSAVVIEHLRRIHAATGAAVVLQDYPKSSGISISTDSLIAVVEASPFVSAVKAEAPPTAVAIARITASVEVSVFGGLGGQGLLDELAAGSAGAMTGFSFPEALVSCVSAWLAGDAEAARAELVPYLPLINFEQQPGIALALRKELFRRRGLFTSAAVRAPAVKFPNELDEIAADHLVELDAQEVR, encoded by the coding sequence ATGACGCAGCAGGGTATTTCCGAACAGCGCGTCGACCCGCTCGCACGCGGAGTGTGGGGGGTCGTCGCCACACCATTCACGGATGCCGGCGAGATTGACGAGGCGAGCCTCGCGCGTCTCGTGCAGTTCTACGAATCGGTCGGGGCCGCCGGTCTCACCGTGCTCGGCGTGTTCGGCGAGGCCGCCGCGCTGACTGCGGCGGAGCGGATGCAGGTGCTCGGCGTCGTCGCCGAGCACAGCCGACTGCCGATCGTCGCCGGGATCACCTCTCTCGCGACCGCACCGGCGATTTCAGAGATCGAAAACGCGCAGGCAACGGTCGGTGACCGTCTGCAGGCCGTCATGGTTCAGGCGAACTCCGGCAGCTCTGCCGTCGTGATCGAGCATCTGAGGCGAATCCACGCGGCGACAGGCGCAGCTGTCGTGCTGCAGGATTACCCGAAGTCCAGCGGCATCTCCATCTCGACAGACAGCCTGATTGCCGTCGTGGAGGCGAGCCCGTTCGTCTCAGCGGTGAAGGCGGAAGCACCGCCGACGGCCGTTGCGATCGCCCGCATCACGGCGAGCGTCGAGGTTTCCGTCTTCGGCGGACTCGGAGGGCAGGGGTTGCTCGACGAGCTTGCCGCCGGTTCTGCCGGGGCGATGACCGGGTTTTCTTTCCCGGAAGCGCTTGTCAGCTGCGTCTCGGCTTGGTTGGCGGGTGATGCCGAAGCAGCTCGAGCGGAGCTGGTGCCGTACCTGCCGCTGATCAACTTCGAACAGCAGCCCGGCATCGCTCTCGCTCTTCGCAAGGAGCTGTTCCGCCGGCGGGGGCTCTTCACCTCGGCTGCCGTTCGCGCACCCGCCGTCAAATTCCCGAACGAACTCGATGAGATAGCCGCCGACCATTTGGTGGAACTCGATGCGCAGGAGGTGCGCTGA
- a CDS encoding enoyl-CoA hydratase-related protein, producing the protein MTDDTQADEVRFDVDDRGVATVIIDRPRVLNAVDRATHDRLNEIWATIEADDRVRLVVVTGGGEKAFCVGADMSADAVDKTGLQYWAELDPNGFGGLSLRTTLDVPVIAKVNGYALGGGMEIVLGADIVVAADRAQFGLTEPRVGRLALDGGIHQLVRRVPYTQAMSLLLTGRKAPAEEMQGMGLVNEVVTAGELDEAVERWIEQILACAPTSVRAVKQMVSRTAHLTAHEARAMRLPALVDALDSEDSAEGVAAFQQKRKPIWPGK; encoded by the coding sequence ATGACCGACGATACACAGGCCGACGAGGTCAGGTTCGACGTCGACGATCGCGGTGTCGCCACCGTGATCATCGATAGGCCGCGCGTGCTTAATGCCGTCGATCGGGCAACGCACGACAGGCTCAACGAGATCTGGGCAACGATCGAAGCCGATGACCGAGTGCGTCTCGTCGTCGTCACAGGGGGCGGAGAGAAGGCATTCTGCGTTGGAGCCGACATGTCGGCGGATGCCGTTGACAAGACGGGTCTTCAGTACTGGGCCGAGCTCGACCCCAACGGCTTCGGCGGGCTGAGTCTGCGCACGACGCTCGATGTTCCCGTGATCGCGAAGGTGAACGGCTACGCTCTCGGGGGCGGCATGGAGATCGTGCTCGGCGCCGACATCGTTGTGGCGGCCGATCGCGCCCAGTTCGGGCTCACCGAACCGCGTGTCGGCCGCCTCGCGTTGGATGGCGGCATCCATCAGCTGGTGCGTCGAGTTCCGTACACGCAGGCGATGAGCCTTCTGCTCACCGGGCGCAAGGCGCCGGCAGAGGAGATGCAGGGGATGGGTCTCGTCAATGAGGTCGTCACTGCAGGCGAGCTCGACGAGGCAGTCGAGCGGTGGATCGAGCAGATTCTCGCCTGTGCGCCAACATCGGTGAGAGCCGTTAAACAGATGGTGTCGCGCACGGCCCATCTCACGGCGCACGAAGCGCGGGCGATGCGGTTGCCCGCACTTGTTGACGCGCTCGACAGCGAAGACTCGGCCGAGGGTGTCGCCGCATTCCAGCAGAAGCGCAAACCAATCTGGCCGGGGAAGTGA